In Callospermophilus lateralis isolate mCalLat2 chromosome 18, mCalLat2.hap1, whole genome shotgun sequence, one DNA window encodes the following:
- the LOC143383548 gene encoding cytochrome P450 2A13-like isoform X1, whose amino-acid sequence MLASEILLVALLACLSMMVFKLVSQRSLQRKLPPGPTPLPFIGNYLQLDTNQMYNCLMKMSKHYGPVFKIHLGTRRVVVLCGYDAVKEALVDQAEEFSGRGQQATFDHLFKGYGVAFGNGERGKLLRRFSITTLRDFGVGKRGIEERIQEEAGFLIEALRGTHGAFIDTTFYLSKTVANVISSIVFGDRFDYEDKELLSLLQMIGRINKFAASPAGQLFDIFHSVMKYLPGPQQHIFKDMQGLEDFIAKKVEQNQRTLDPNSPRDFIDSFLIRMKEERNNPNTEFYMKNLIMTTLGLFFAGSETVSSTLRFGFLLLLKHPDVVAKVHEEIDRVIGRNRQPKFEDRTNMPYTEAVIHEIQRCANFAPMGVAHKVTKDTIFRDFLLPKDTEVFPMLGSLLNDPKFFSTPDDFNPQHFLDDKGQLKKIDADVPFSMGKRYCLGEGLARMELFLFLTTILQNFCFKSPKVPQDLDVSAKSLGFTRIITSYTIAFLPR is encoded by the exons ATGCTGGCCTCAGAGATCCTTCTGGTGGCTTTGCTGGCCTGCCTGAGCATGATGGTGTTCAAGTTGGTCTCACAGAGGAGTCTGCAGCGGAAGCTGCCTCCAGGACCCACTCCACTGCCCTTCATCGGGAACTACCTGCAGCTGGACACAAACCAGATGTACAACTGCCTCATGAAG ATGAGCAAGCACTATGGCCCTGTGTTCAAGATCCACCTGGGGACTCGCCGGGTCGTGGTGTTGTGTGGATACGATGCAGTAAAGGAGGCGCTGGTGGATCAGGCTGAGGAGTTCAGTGGGCGAGGCCAGCAGGCCACCTTTGACCACCTCTTCAAAGGTTATG GTGTGGCATTTGGCAATGGAGAGCGTGGGAAACTACTCAGGCGCTTCTCCATCACCACACTGCGGGACTTTGGTGTGGGCAAGCGGGGTATTGAGGAACGCATCCAGGAGGAGGCGGGCTTCCTCATCGAGGCCCTGCGAGGCACACATG GCGCCTTCATTGATACCACCTTCTACTTGAGCAAAACAGTTGCCAACGTTATTAGTTCCATTGTCTTTGGAGATCGCTTCGACTATGAGGACAAAGAGTTACTGTCACTGCTGCAGATGATTGGGCGAATCAACAAATTTGCAGCTTCTCCTGCGGGACAG cTCTTTGACATATTCCACTCAGTGATGAAGTACCTGCCAGGACCACAGCAACACATCTTTAAGGACATGCAGGGACTTGAGGACTTCATAGCCAAGAAGGTGGAGCAGAACCAGCGCACTCTggaccccaactccccgcgggacTTCATCGACTCCTTTCTCATCCGCATGAAGGAG GAAAGGAATAACCCCAACACAGAGttctacatgaagaatctaataaTGACAACACTGGGCCTCTTCTTTGCTGGATCTGAGACTGTCAGTTCAACCTTACGCTTTGGCTTCCTGCTACTCCTGAAGCACCCAGATGTTGTGG cCAAAGTCCATGAGGAGATTGACCGGGTGATTGGCAGGAACCGACAGCCCAAGTTTGAGGATCGTACCAACATGCCCTACACAGAGGCTGTGATCCATGAGATCCAAAGATGTGCAAATTTTGCCCCCATGGGTGTGGCTCACAAGGTCACCAAGGACACCATATTTAGAGACTTCCTCCTCCCAAAG GACACTGAAGTGTTCCCTATGCTGGGCTCCCTGCTCAATGACCCCAAGTTCTTCTCCACACCTGACGACTTCAACCCCCAGCACTTCCTGGATGACAAGGGACAGCTGAAGAAAATTGATGCTGACGTGCCCTTTTCCATGG GAAAGCGGTACTGCTTGGGAGAAGGCCTGGCTAGAATGgagctctttctcttcctcaccaCCATCTTGCAGAACTTCTGCTTCAAGTCCCCGAAAGTACCCCAAGACTTAGATGTGTCGGCTAAGTCCTTGGGCTTTACCAGGATCATAACAAGTTACACCATAGCCTTCCTGCCCCGCTGA
- the LOC143383548 gene encoding cytochrome P450 2A13-like isoform X2: MLASEILLVALLACLSMMVFKLVSQRSLQRKLPPGPTPLPFIGNYLQLDTNQMYNCLMKVSPGVAFGNGERGKLLRRFSITTLRDFGVGKRGIEERIQEEAGFLIEALRGTHGAFIDTTFYLSKTVANVISSIVFGDRFDYEDKELLSLLQMIGRINKFAASPAGQLFDIFHSVMKYLPGPQQHIFKDMQGLEDFIAKKVEQNQRTLDPNSPRDFIDSFLIRMKEERNNPNTEFYMKNLIMTTLGLFFAGSETVSSTLRFGFLLLLKHPDVVAKVHEEIDRVIGRNRQPKFEDRTNMPYTEAVIHEIQRCANFAPMGVAHKVTKDTIFRDFLLPKDTEVFPMLGSLLNDPKFFSTPDDFNPQHFLDDKGQLKKIDADVPFSMGKRYCLGEGLARMELFLFLTTILQNFCFKSPKVPQDLDVSAKSLGFTRIITSYTIAFLPR; encoded by the exons ATGCTGGCCTCAGAGATCCTTCTGGTGGCTTTGCTGGCCTGCCTGAGCATGATGGTGTTCAAGTTGGTCTCACAGAGGAGTCTGCAGCGGAAGCTGCCTCCAGGACCCACTCCACTGCCCTTCATCGGGAACTACCTGCAGCTGGACACAAACCAGATGTACAACTGCCTCATGAAGGT TTCCCCAGGTGTGGCATTTGGCAATGGAGAGCGTGGGAAACTACTCAGGCGCTTCTCCATCACCACACTGCGGGACTTTGGTGTGGGCAAGCGGGGTATTGAGGAACGCATCCAGGAGGAGGCGGGCTTCCTCATCGAGGCCCTGCGAGGCACACATG GCGCCTTCATTGATACCACCTTCTACTTGAGCAAAACAGTTGCCAACGTTATTAGTTCCATTGTCTTTGGAGATCGCTTCGACTATGAGGACAAAGAGTTACTGTCACTGCTGCAGATGATTGGGCGAATCAACAAATTTGCAGCTTCTCCTGCGGGACAG cTCTTTGACATATTCCACTCAGTGATGAAGTACCTGCCAGGACCACAGCAACACATCTTTAAGGACATGCAGGGACTTGAGGACTTCATAGCCAAGAAGGTGGAGCAGAACCAGCGCACTCTggaccccaactccccgcgggacTTCATCGACTCCTTTCTCATCCGCATGAAGGAG GAAAGGAATAACCCCAACACAGAGttctacatgaagaatctaataaTGACAACACTGGGCCTCTTCTTTGCTGGATCTGAGACTGTCAGTTCAACCTTACGCTTTGGCTTCCTGCTACTCCTGAAGCACCCAGATGTTGTGG cCAAAGTCCATGAGGAGATTGACCGGGTGATTGGCAGGAACCGACAGCCCAAGTTTGAGGATCGTACCAACATGCCCTACACAGAGGCTGTGATCCATGAGATCCAAAGATGTGCAAATTTTGCCCCCATGGGTGTGGCTCACAAGGTCACCAAGGACACCATATTTAGAGACTTCCTCCTCCCAAAG GACACTGAAGTGTTCCCTATGCTGGGCTCCCTGCTCAATGACCCCAAGTTCTTCTCCACACCTGACGACTTCAACCCCCAGCACTTCCTGGATGACAAGGGACAGCTGAAGAAAATTGATGCTGACGTGCCCTTTTCCATGG GAAAGCGGTACTGCTTGGGAGAAGGCCTGGCTAGAATGgagctctttctcttcctcaccaCCATCTTGCAGAACTTCTGCTTCAAGTCCCCGAAAGTACCCCAAGACTTAGATGTGTCGGCTAAGTCCTTGGGCTTTACCAGGATCATAACAAGTTACACCATAGCCTTCCTGCCCCGCTGA